TAGGCCAACCGGTAACCGCCACGATCCCTGAGAATTCCATTGTACAGAGCCGCCCGGTTTGCGGGCATTGATCCTCTGTATTTCTGGGAAGTTGCagaagaagaagttggagatttggaaaaagcagTGGGAATTATCTGGTGCTGCCGTCTAAACTCCTGATTGTCTCCAATCGGATCCACGACGTCCTCTGCAAAGTGCACCctcttgttcttcttcctcctcttctttccATCTGCAAACTCACCAGCAAAAGAAAGTCAGCCATATATGAAATTACCCAATTATCCTTGAAACACAGAAAACAGAGTAAAACAGAGGATTGAATGTTAAGCATACCAGAAGATATACAAGATCGTAGAATTTGAGGGGAGGACTGATGGGTAATTTGATCAACTGGGTATCCGTGAGAATTGGGTAGGGACTTCTGGAGGCGGAGGGCGAGGAGGATGACGGTGCCGGAAACCGCCATGGCGGTGGCCAAAACCACCCCTTGAGAGCCCAGCACTGAAGACATGATCTTTTTCTGCAAGAAAACCAAGAAGTAGGAAGAAACAGGAAACCCAATTGGGATTTCGAGGCAGGTAAAAGAAACAGAAAGCAGAAAGAAGTAGAGTTTGGATGAAAGAGGGAGAGACAAGTGTGGGAGAATTAATTGTAGTATAATATAATGGGggcagagggagagagaagagagaagagagaagaggggaggggggggggagaTAAATAGTTATGGTGGTGCAGTGGGAGAACAACATGTGAATATGATATTGAAATCAAACAAATGGGGTTATGTTattgttttaaatttctttaatCAGCCATTGGTCAATAGTCAtgagtttttctttctttttctttgatatttttgtcttcttttttcaCTTTAGATTGGTAAAATGTGAATGTCGGCATTTTTATAAatgtggaatttttttttctttcataagaCGGGTTTGTTTAGGACTGCTTTCGTATAATTACTTTTGTTCGATATTAAATTATGAGATTGATTACAATATTTACATGTATTCCTGGTttgaagtataaaataaaaggaaaactaatgaaaatggcttgaaaactttgagttttaatgataaagacaaaataaagggtaaagtgaatagtatcaagattgactttttagtgtaaaaatgtgatttttcgttaaagtgaacagtaccgggagcttttagttaaagttccctaaaataaaAGACCAAACTAATGACTTGTCAAAACATAAAAGACCATTTGTAATATGCTAATGCTACGGAGACGAtttatttaaaccaaattttgtaaattatataacgtgattgttgatgatttgataattaagtgtcgattagtgtgtttattttctattggtaACACAACatataatttgtaaatttgatttaaaaagaTAATCTACCTaacattattttttatgataaaaacccaaaTATAAATGGGCTTCATAGAAAAACATTTGAAGGGTGATTCTTCATGAATTGCTTGACCCAAAACCCACTAGCAGAGCCACGTTAAGGGCTGCTGTGGGCTGTCGTTCAGGTAGCTTCTggtggaaaaataaaatattacatgtaattttgattgatttttgAACGTAGTCCATCATATATTTAGTCACTAATCTGAATTCTCTatgtttaattatataaaattatataatatagttTACAaaccatttctttttcttacaTCTTTTTTCTCATCGCATcttgtacatgtacaagttTGAATTTGAACACGTATTTgtttaattacaaaaaaaattggctcaccttgtgaattttttttaagctaGCTGATAATGTAAAAAATACGGTATCAAGTATCaagtttctttatttataaaaatgtaaatttgTAAGCTAGCCCATCCGGTAAAAAATTCCTAACTCAGCCATTGCCAAAaccatttaagtttttttttttttttttgctagcaATATTTTAGTGATTCTAGAAGCAACTCTAAACATGATCATCAATATTTTGATGTACCATAATTTATCGGAAAAAAGTGCAAACTTAAATACCAAACGACAAACACATTGTTCTCACAAACTAGTCTAACCGACATCTGCTATGTATAATTGAATGTGTCTTTTTATTGGGGGGATagggtctctctctctctctctctctctctctctctctgatgaGTGGTCCGGCAAGTAACTTTTGTTTGTGCACCGCACGGCAAtgccaaatgaagaagaaagttTCATGGTGACGTCAATTGCTAGTTTGGAAAATGGGAAAGGAGGGGGACTAACTCTTCCACAGCATTACTTTTTCTCACTTTCACAATCTTAGGCAATGTGAGGATTAATATGGAATGGTAGCTGCGTGCAATGCACCCTCTTAACACCAATACCTAACCACATAAAGTTTCGAGTTTCCTACCTACACAAAAGACGTAACGATCAAGATGCTGTTTCCGAAAGAGGCTCGTTTTGTGAATCGAGACTGATGAGTTTGATGTGGTAATCAGGTCAAAATGCTGTATATTTGTTTGACCTAGATGAAATGAAGAGTGGTGGATTCACTGGATTACACTCTTGAATGTAATGGAGCTTGAGATAATGGGGCTCaattattaggttttttttttttctttctttctttctttctctctctctctctctctctttgataCACGCAGCCGTTGTCATGCATGACATATCAGGCCGTTCCATGCCAAAATATTGGAGTTCTTGATGGTCAGATTTAGTTGAAGATAGGAAAACGACTGAAGGCCAATGGAGTTTtaaaagttttgagcttgaaagcAACTTATATGGCATGagtaaattaattatataagACTTCATATAACGGTATTTTTGTGTATTATTGACATAAAAAACCacaataattatataaaatattacATGTAATTTTGTAGGAAGCTTGCAGCAAGCACATGCATGCCCCAGCAGTTAACATTACTCAGTCAGAATGTTACATGTGTGGCTTGTTAGGTTCCCAAAAGCCAATAAGCAAAAGGCCTTGGACTGTGGTTGGATGTTGGCCAAATTTTAGAAAATGGGATAGAAGAAGACTACATAAACAACATTATGCAGAACATAACTGGTTAggaattattttatatttttatagtttgagTAAGATAAAGAACAAGCATATCTGGCTTGGATTATATTGGCAGCGATTCAAAGGAGGATAAAAAATGGAAGATATGAAACGATAGTACGGGCAACATATTTAACCTAATATAGATGATCGATAAAGATTCAATTACTTTCGTGATAATGAATACGAGTcacttttcttttaatttaatgaGAAATTCTTGTAAATGGCTGTCTGTGTGCAATATATGATGGgactataaatttttttttgaataggAGTTAAGACAAGTCAAAAGTCTAATACGGTATTATTTCAATTTATGATTTGAAATATATATGTGAGTCGTGAGTATTTCACTCATCACGTGACACTATAACCATAAGAGTAACGAAGGACTACCTTAAAGTGTTAAGTTTTTTCTTCTTGGCAACACCTTTAAAGTGTTAATGTTAATGGTGCCAAAGGCAAATATCAAATCCCAATAATTGCAAAAATGGCCTTTGATAATATGTTCATGTTCTTTTTCCAATAGGGTTTTTGAGAGGGAGAGATGTGAAAGGGTGTTCATGAAGATGGTCTCACTCATCACAACCAATAGTTATCTTCGAAATTTCTTATCAACAAAAGAAGTGATGTTGAAAACTAAAGCAACTTCAACCACAATAAAAGGAAATTTGAGagggaaaacaaaaataaaaatataacgcAAGGACAAATTTATGAGGAGGTAGGTGGGGAGGAGGGCGAAAGAAAGAGACTAAGAGAGTGAAATTTGAGAAAATACGAGCATCAAAATTTACACTAGATACAAATTATATTTGATCAAATTTATGTTGCAATCACATATGTagctaataaaaataataattgtgatAAAAACATAGCGAATTATCCGATCTacaataattttcttttgtaattgtgTAAGGTAActtcttattatattaacacatATTTACAATGCATTTAGCATAGTAAAGTGAGAAGAAACCTTTTTACTCCTAAGTAGTGAGGACTGAAGGAAGCAAATCAGATTTCGACCCGAGAATTCGAGCCTTGGTGTCGGGAAAAAATTCTGTTCCGGGCAATTCTGTAACCTCTCCATTTTCAGTAACTGCAATGGGGTAGCTAAGCAAATGCCCTGGCAAGTCACCATCCAATGTGTCACATGAATAAAGGTCCCAATGCTGGTCTGCAATTTGGTTCACCTTTCTTATGCATTCCACATTTTGTGGTTCAAGAAAGATGTCATCAAGCAGGCCCAAGTGTTCATACCACAATGACATTCTGAGGCCATGAATTTGTCCCCGGGCTGGCTTTCCGGTGGATAGATGATAGGGTTGGTAGGCCCCCATGGCAATCTCCGAATCCCTGGCTCCATCCATTGATCTTTGGTTGATGTTTGCGGACCCAATGATTATGTAATCATCATCAACTGCAAATTATGCAACGCATTTCAAACACTTCAATCAGTATATGTTTGTCCTTCGTACAAATCCATGATTCTATTGTGGGGACGTCCACTTTTTCTTTAAGAACGGATGTTTTGAGAAAATCTCACTTATTATCAACTTTGTTCTACTTTGATTCGTTTATTGAAAGAGTTGATAATTTAGAGTTCATAATCACGCTTTAGAGCTTCGATTTCAGGTTTTATGTATTACATTTCAGGCGAATATGAAGTTTGGAACCTAAACTCGAAATGATAAACCAACCCGAGATTAGAATCTAAATTTTAAGCTCTACCTAATGATTCTACACCCTTAGAACAATCAACTATGTTAATAAAAAGGAACAAAACTGAAGAAAATTGAGTAGAAGTGAGCTTTTCTCAATGCGTGTTTTCTTTAAGTTAAATTAAAAGttagaataattaattaagaagaaTGTGATATAAGATTGGCTTACCTATCATCACCTTGGCATGAACATAGATCATGAACCGCCTCGCTTGTTGTGCTCGACTGTAATCTGATCCATGTTCTGGTTTTTCCGGAGGTTCATATTCTCCGGGTAGCTTCTTCTCGTGGTTACCAAGGCAAAAGAATGCCAAATAATCCTTAGGGTTTGCCTCAATCCCCTTGACTTTGAGAGTTTGAACAATGTCCCTATACATCATGTCCATCGTCATCCTCTGCCAATGCAACATTGCCTGAGCGGTTTGGCTTTCCGGAATGCCCTCTGGCCACATTGGCATCACAATGTAAACCGTAAATCTTTCTCCGGCTTCAATCTTACTAACAATCTTTAGTGACAGTTCCTTTGGGATCAGATGCAAAGCACCAACCTCCTCAACTTTTAGGGTAACATAATCTGAATGCCATCCGAAAGAGCTTCCAAGAAAGTACTGATTTTCGATGTAGATAAAAGACTTTGCGCGCCGAATGGCATTGATGTAAGCATCCTGAATGCTTCGGTCAACCACGTGATATTTCCCGGTGACAAGGCCTGCCCTGGCAGCATCTTCGGGGGAGTCAGGGAATCCGAATGCAGCTCCTCCATCGATGGAGTGAAACAGCTGAACATTCCATGTATCATGGTCTTGAGGGGACATAACCGGAGATGGTGGTATAAATGTGTCATCTAGCTCTCTGAGTTCAACAAGCAAGTCCTTCCCAccttgcttcctccaccttTGCTCAAAATTGAATAAGACGTCCCACGCAATAGGCCCTTCCAACTGACAACGTATGTCGTGCCAAGGTTCCCTTGGACCACCTTTTGTGAACGAAGCGCCCCCAAAATTAGGCTGATGGAGATCATTCTTGTGTGTTGTGTCTAAAGTCCTGAAAATGGGATGTGAAGGTGTGTCATATCTTCCATCACAAAGATCAATGCCACCAATGAAGCTCACAATCCTCCTCCATTAGGCAATTCGCTGTCCACCACGACAATCTTCTGGTGATGCGTAAACATGGTGGACACCTGTAAATCCTTGACAATGCTATTCCCGTTGTCAGGGTTTCGGGGACACAGCACGCAATGAACTGCTGTGTTGTGGAAGTAGCTTTCAGTGTCTTCATCATGAGTAGCCATCACTCCATCTCTCTTTAGCAACTTCACTGAAGTTCTGTCATCCCACACAAGCATTAGGACTTTCACTCCTTCATCTGCCTTCTTCTTAAGAAGCTCTCCGAGGGTCAAATCGCAACCCGGGATTTGCCTCTTTGGGTCCCTTACTAATGTGATTTTAGTACATACAGACCAACCTGCTATGTATATCAAGCGTTTTGCATTAGAAATGCCATTAAAAATGTCTTCCCAGCATCGGTGCGGTTCATAACACTTGGAACCAGCAAGAGGGATTTTTGGGGTGAAATTTTCAGGGACATGAGCATCTTGATAAAGGGTAACTCTGCAACCATTCCTCTGAGTGAAAAATGTGTATGGAACTCCTTGGAATTCAGGACTTCTTATTCCGCGAGACCAATTCGACTCCTGGTTTACGTTAAAGAAACGCAACTTCACGTGAATTTTCGAACGTCCATGCAGAGGTTTGTTGTGATAGATGATCTTAACCCATCTGTCCACTGTAAGACATATTCTGAAATCACAACAATAAGACATTAGAATCACgaataaaacaaatataactacaataaaccaatcaaaaggattaaaagggaaataaacttatcttccgaagtggaggaagaagaagaagccatgtcTGCTAGGGTTTCAAGGAGGAACTTCTACACTCTAGCAGCCTAGATTCCTTGTGCACAAAAATAGGGTTTTGCACTAGAATAGGATTATGCTGTGAGTGCAGGGACCTCCTAATATATAGACACTCATCCCTTTAATCCGGCCTATTAACTGATTAAAGGGATATTCCATATCAATTAGGATTTCATTATAGTCCTAAATGGTAACGAACTCTTTGTCAACTAAATAaggtttttataattaattgcaCTAAATAAGGACTCCTAAACCTAACCAAATAAGGctccataattttctcaacCATTAACTCGGATTAACCAAGTTACTGTATGTCAAGAAACAGTGAGCACATGTTCTTTGACACTCAcaacttacattctcccacttgagtgtCCAAGAACATGATCCTTATTTGGCTAAGTGGTAGGTGATCACTGAGTCCCACAAAATTTGCAACTATACCTTTAACAACTTGTCACTAGTAGTTTAAATATTGGATTATAGAAAATAACATGTAATTGCTTCTACATGTTTACTCTATTACCACGAATATCAAATTACGAGCACAATGTTGCTTGACATCATTCGTTAAATTCAGGTTGATAAGCAAAAGATCAACTCCTGAACTGAGCCTCATGCAAGCATGGCTCatattttctgtcaatttataATATGATAAGAGGACAAGTAAAATACAACATACTATTTACAAAATTAGGACCTCTTAATAAACTTATGaacaaaacttaaacaaaaactcttaaaatatcAGCCACTAACACTTCAAATTTTAAACACAAAAGGTAATCTCTTGCTCCCACTGATTAAAAGAgacaaaattatataaattattattactcccactgattaagagagtaaaaaaaaatttgtaaatgtCTACAAAATGAAACAGATACCTTTCCAATACTCCTATTAGCAAGACATTAGTCATGGgatctaaaacataaaatttgtgagCTCAACATCTTTATTCCAGATATCTGTAGGGAAGTGACTCTTATGACTGAAAAACTATACAAAATCATTTGGTCCGTTTTGTTCATCTAACATTTGACAGAAATAGAAAACTTTAACGGAACGTTTTCTGATTGCAACAAAAACATATAATTCCAGAATCCTCTTTGGATAGAATCTGATTATATTAGGTTTTCAcagctaaaacataaaatacaagggTAAACGTATATAGtttcaacacttttgagcagaagaAGTATATACAATCTTGTCAATTCCATGTTTAACCGTTCATTGATTTATAGTTGGACTGAAtaagaaaacacttttgagcagattaattatccatcaataacatataaatcacaagtccaatttcttgaacaacaaacaagaattaataagcaaaacacttttgagcagaataTACTCATTAACCTTTCTTGAATTTCCTGCAAGATTAGTtgcatatataaaatataaacaagtaTGATAATGTATGTTTTATCTACCAAAACTATGACCATTAAAAGCATGCAAAATtgatgagtgtgaagcccataatacattatttctcccacttgggcaaacactcaaaattgcaagATTAAACATTAGAGACAGTGGTttttatataacaaaatataggCTAGTTGAATCAATAAAGATAGTGTAAGCTCTACCAAAATTTCAgatttaatcataatttaaataaacCAATTTACAATCTTTAATATGatcaaaacacgaaaatttcttaaataaattaaaggttcATTTCATTAGATAAATAACCTTTAATATGcccaaaacattaaaatttctTAAACAAATTTGTTGAGTCACAAAATAGTTGGTTTGGACATAATAAAACAATCTATATGTATCAAAAATTAGGCTTATATAAGGAACAATATCTCAACATTATTAATCGATCTAAAAGTGACAAGTGATTAGATAAACAAATGGCTACGAAGTTTATTTTAGTGTATGAGAGAAGACTCGTATATGTGTTAAAGATTAGGTCATATATTAAAATGAAACCTAATAAGAGaatccaaactcaaaatttatgttttaattctaaaacaaagTAGAATTAAGGTAAACACATAGATATCTCAACAACATCAATTTTTCaacaataattttaatccaatttagaaCTCACAGAAAATTAAGGCAAAAGATTGGCAAATTTACCTACTCATTCTCGATTCTGCAAGATTCATCATGGATGTAGTCGAGTTGTGGAGGATCGAACTAACTccaaattgcatgattgttacacctttgggcagaaactaatcatgcaaagaaaatacctGCATAGTtagccaaaacataaaatacacaaaatacatatagcttcaacagctttggccatatgaaaatatgttagaagtactttatgatttgctataatactaatttataattGGTGAGTTATTTCCTAAAATTCCCATTGGGACAAAAGTATTcaccatata
Above is a window of Malus sylvestris chromosome 15, drMalSylv7.2, whole genome shotgun sequence DNA encoding:
- the LOC126606056 gene encoding uncharacterized protein LOC126606056; amino-acid sequence: MSSVLGSQGVVLATAMAVSGTVILLALRLQKSLPNSHGYPVDQITHQSSPQILRSCISSDGKKRRKKNKRVHFAEDVVDPIGDNQEFRRQHQIIPTAFSKSPTSSSATSQKYRGSMPANRAALYNGILRDRGGYRLAYSY